A genome region from Ignavibacteria bacterium includes the following:
- a CDS encoding benzoyl-CoA reductase subunit B, with protein PIYVLRGLPDCTSYYREALKEITERIEHGVGPIPEEKVRVVIEGPPPWPHFRAFWELLKRWGVCAVASSYSKVGGFWDHGFRHDYTKPFESIAEYCLTCYTNLNLPMRTDLLRSYAEEYNADAIVIHSVKSCRSFSVGQADMREQFIRKWNIPTLLIESDLADPRYFQAAQLRNRIDAFFESLEHKRLVSA; from the coding sequence GCCAATTTATGTATTGCGCGGACTTCCCGATTGCACAAGTTATTATCGCGAAGCATTGAAAGAAATTACCGAGCGCATCGAACACGGCGTTGGTCCGATTCCCGAAGAAAAAGTTCGCGTGGTGATTGAAGGTCCGCCGCCGTGGCCGCACTTCCGCGCATTTTGGGAATTGCTCAAACGCTGGGGCGTGTGTGCTGTTGCGTCGAGTTATTCGAAAGTTGGTGGATTTTGGGACCACGGTTTTCGCCACGATTATACAAAGCCGTTTGAAAGCATCGCCGAATATTGTTTGACGTGCTACACGAATTTAAATCTTCCGATGCGAACGGATTTGCTGCGCAGTTATGCAGAAGAATATAATGCCGATGCAATCGTGATTCATTCTGTGAAATCGTGCCGCTCGTTTTCAGTCGGACAAGCAGATATGCGCGAGCAATTTATACGCAAGTGGAATATTCCAACGCTCTTGATAGAAAGCGATTTGGCTGACCCGCGTTATTTTCAAGCCGCGCAATTACGCAATCGCATTGATGCATTTTTTGAATCACTGGAACATAAGCGGTTGGTGAGTGCGTGA